atctttctctgactggctaatttcacttagcacaatgctctccagttccatccatgctgttgcaaatggcaagagttccttcttttttaccacagcgtagtattccattgtgtagatgtaccacagtttatttttttgactgcatttctgtgaaatgtcttccctcccccccccataggcatatccctggaggcatctccctacagaaagcagattagtgactgcctgaggctagggcgggaggacagggagggggcactgggaaagggaggTGACTGTTAATGGGTTTAAAGCCCTACAATTGGCttctctgagggggcgtggctaggCCCTGGGGGCGTGGCTGGACTAAAGAGCGGGAAGAGCCAGCTTAAAGCCcggctgaggagcagcagctcacACTGTGGTGGCTGTTACTcctggaggcatggaggagtgctCTTGCCTGTGCGTCATGGGCTCTTCCCGGGGATGTTGGTGTCGTCCGAAGCGCCAGCGCCCCGCTGAGATGGCAGCGGCCGTGGGCAAGCCGGTCCCGGCAGAAAAGCACCTGGAGGCGGACGCGGCAGCGCGGTGCAGTGCGGGGTGTGGAGGAATGGCGAGTCCCAGGccgcccccgccggccccgcgctgctcgctgcaggacctgccggtggagatgctggtggagatcttcgcctggctccccggcaccgacctgcccagcctggccctggcctgcaccagattccaccacatcctgcacatcgacggcatctggagacggcgctgccgCGAGGAGTATGGCGTTCGTGAAACCTTGCAGAACCTGGAGACCATAGGTATGTCTTTCCGAGAAGTCTACGCGAAGATGTtcccatacagacacattttgggtttGTGGCAGCTAGAAAGTAGCTATAAAAGACTGCTGAATGTCGTGGTGGACGGCTCAGGCATCACTGGTTGGACCTACAGGCCTTCCCTTCACACCCATGTGCAGGGCCCAATGCAGTTCGAGCCCGCGTTCCGAATCCGCCTGACGGAGCGGACATCAGCCGcggtggagtgcatggaaggccgccACCGCCGGCCCCACCGCCGCCGCCTGCAGATTCGGAAGGACAGGCTCACCACCCTGTGCAACAAGACAGACCACCGAGGGGACTCACCGACGCGGCTTAGGGACGAATTTGGGCGGTGGCTGGTGCAGGAGGACCGACAGCAGTACGACTGCCTgacctaccgccgcctctacctcccgccgagccacccggacgacctcatcaggccaggcctcttccaatgCAAAGACGATGACTTCGGCCTCATGATcgccatgctcagcttccatggggAGCATGCCAGGCTCACGAAGGTCACGGGAGACTTAATCTGGacgttagagatccacctcaggcgccgcatccagctgcgagatggcgagatcttccgcaacttcaaGGAGCTCTCCCGCGTGGTCCAGGAGATTGACCAGCAGGTGACCCgggggcagcagcagcaagaagacggggCTGAGGACAGCGAGGGCCAtgcctggcagagccctgcccagcccagcgccgggaagtccggggctgcagcttgggaggagcagcctgtcccgtttgttctgcctgcGGGCGTGCGCGCAGGAGACCAGAGCTACCCCCGggcctgcaggatgtgtttctatggcacGGACACTGGTATCTTTGATGGCTTCCACCACCTCAAGCCCttccctggagtcttcatcctgttcgatgagaaccacttggggTTCATCTGTCTGGAGATGAAATACTTCATCCTGTAcagcagagtccagaacaccttccagaatgtggaggcaccatccccgcagGCTTTCCTGGAGATGCTCTCGAACATTCAGTCCTGACCCcctccatgtttttttttaacatgacatTCCCTAGTGGTGTTAGTGCTGGGAAATTTACACTCCCACAGACTGTTTCTAAAGAGTATAATTCAGCAcagcttctatctctctctcctactctctttCATCACTCAGAATAGATAGAAAGATATAGAAATAAGAAcatggatatggatatagattaaggtagacatagatatagatgtaATTTTCCTGTTCTTTGAATGTTGAAATTCATTTTAAGATATACTAAGAAGTAATTAGATATGCTGAAAAAATTCTGGATTAAGAATATTCACTGCAGGATTCTGTTAGTATATTAGAAATTCGAAATAACCCAAATGACCTACATTGAGGAAATAAATATTCTGGACTGCTTCTGTATAGTTGAGTAGTAAATACCACAGGGGACAGACATGTTAATGACTGAGAAGAAACTGGTCTTAGGATAATTGCAAAATAATTATCTCCATGGGAAATAagctaccaaaaaaataaaaaaaagattgtagCACTCGTGCCATAATGAATGATCAGAAGAAGGAAGgtaatcaatacaaaaataatacttGACAAAGTATAATAGCAAATTAGTTTGGACAAGATGAGTTAAATCACTATGTGGCTTTAAAAACACTTGTTATTCCATTTTTGTAGAAAAATATTGTAGAAATACGTAAAAATACTTGATACACAACATTGCAACAGGTCCTAGCCAGGATTATGGCTGGTTCCAGCCTGCCCCACGGGGTGGACAGCTTGTGTTTCTTATTGCTACACAACTATTCACAATCACAACAGAGACACTTGCAAATAAAGCATAAAATCTCTTGTCAACAGACTTTGTTATGGTATTTGTCCAGAGTATTAGagggaaataaattaaattacagaagaatcctctgattaaaaaaaaaattatctgaagACACACGCTTGAGCTCACACTGCAGACCGGGCCCACTCCCCCCGTGGGGATTAGCAGTGGGATGAGCCAGCTCATAGCTACAGGAACATCGCCGCGGGCATGATGAATGGACCCGGGATCGGACCAATTGGGATTTCACGGTCTGGGGCATTATGCATTTGTCAGTCTTGTTCAATTGTTCGCAGCAAAGTGACTCAATCATATTGTTCATGCCACtcgggggaaaaaaaataaaagtggagtGGTCTAAAATTAGCTTGTGTACTAACTCCAGGCGATTGGTCTCTGTCCAGAGGCACTTTCCCACCGCTGATAGATTCTTGTTATGAAACTTAGAACCCATTTGTGACGAGTCACAGCCCATTAGCCATCTGCTCTCTCTTAGAGACCTTTCCTTTGGTAGCATAAAGATTTGACTTtcatgataatttaaaaatattttacaggcATTACGAAATGACAGCGAGTACAATCAGCATCGCACATTAGAGCAATCACTTTGCTAAAGATTGGTCCAAGGGTACAATGACTACAACATGGGAAGTTCACATAAGATGAAAATAACACATggagaaaaaccagaaaataccTCCCCCAATGAATATTGCATTGCAGTAGACACGGTCTTCATACATGACAACAGGCATGGGCCATTGAAAAGGGCATCTGAGCCAGGGCCCTTCACAACTGAATTTTATATGATCCCCTAAAGACAGACGATGCCATTGGAACTATCCTTGGTCATAACGAAGATAGAAATCTTCCCGTTTCATTTGtaaaactttaataataaaactttatcaTGATGGCACCTGAAGTTATACAAAaatctcaataataaataaaagccagatcttttcaaataaatgtttagcaaaagaagccagagaaacaTCAGAAGACTAATACAttacgaccaagtaggatttaatacataaataaaacaggGGTTAAATATGGAAGTCGAGGACCAACCCTAGACTTCATACCTGTCCTATTGCAGTTTCACCCTTCCCCAGAAGATGGATCTTAATCAgtcagtctggaattttctggccTCTATCGATGAGGTAACCTGTCATGTGGGGCATCTGTTCCCCAAAGAAGGGGAGGCAAAGAGCCTGATGAGACCCCCACTTCAGGGAAGGTAGTCTTGCCTGCAGTgaccctttctttccttttgctaaTAACTTCTGGTCCCGCCACCTTTGGCCTAGGAAGCTTTTCATGTTGTACAGCTTCCCTGGGCTCCCAGCTACGGACTAGAGGGGGTGCTGGCCAGCTCAGGACTTGTTCTCTAAAGCCAATTCGATATTTAAAACTTACCCGGCTGAATGTTTGCTCTTTACCAGCATTGAATAATCCATGACATCAACAAATTAGAGGAAAAATacgatttttttctattgatgctGCAAAAGTATCgcattcctttttttatttataaaatgaaaacaatggcaCAGGAAGGTTTGCAGTGGGAAGCCTTTTTCTCATCACGGTCCCACCACTGACACGACAGAATATCAAAAGAAAAGTGTGTTAAAAGCAGGTGGAAGGTAATGACGGTCACCCACAAAACAATGACCCCCTTCCAGCCAACAGCCTCTGGACCTCAATATTCATGGCTCACACCTGCTCACCCACCTGGACGTCCAGGTGCCCGCAGGCCTGGTTTCTGCGAGGCCTCTGTGTGAGGCTTTCCGACGGCCGCCTCCTCACACGGTCTTCCTTCTGTGGTCACGCAGTCTCGGTTCTGCTCCTCTTTCCTATAAGGACACCAGCCTTGTGCCCGCATTTTACCATAATTAcccctttaaaaacaacaatattgAATGGAAGTACAAATGGTGACATCCTTATCTTGTTCCTCATGGTAAAAAGAATGCTTTCCTTATGTCATAATGAAATCCGGCGTTTTTTGTGGGAGTTTTGCACATGTCCCTAGCGAGGCTCAAGATTTTACCTTTTTCCTCATTTGCTTAGTGTGCTTTCTGCTGGCTTTTATTCAACACTTTTCTCTGTCATCAGTATTTGACTTGTATGCACATTTACATGTGCTCGTGGTCTTCACTGAATGGGGCTTTGATGGACGGTAGAATCCCCAGAACCACAGACTGACGGGACTCACAGACACTGTGCCCTTCCGGCAGGTGCCCCTCTGCTTCCGCCCTCAGTGTTCCGCCGGGAAGCTTCTCCTTTTGAGGACGCAGAGCACCCTGTCGGCCCTGCTCCCTTGGCTGTTTGTTTGAGTCCCAGTGTCTGCGTGAGTGACCAGCAATGGCAGCCGAGGGTGAGGGAGGGGTTCTCACCTTCGGAACAAGCACCCCCAGCACCAGGAGACACGTGCCTCCCTGTGGGCTCTGAGGCCACGGCAGGTGGTTGGAGGAGCACAGCGTCCTCCGATCCCAGTGACATCGAGGCGGCCATTACTGGGCCCGCGGAGCCGGAAAGTGTGCCGAAACAGAGCCTTGTCCTTGGCCCATTGCCTTCCAACCCCACCTTGGCGATCATCCCCCCACCTTTCCAATGAGATCTCCCACAGAGCTCCACACGTTGGGTTATGCCGGAtagtaagattctctctttagtCCTCAAACCAGTTTCTTCTCAGCCATTAACATATCTGTCTCCTGTGGCATCAGTGCTCCAAATGCCTGGGAAGTTCAGCTTCCTTGTGTTCGGACCTGTGCCAGCCCGATACAGAGGGGCCTACGATGGGGAGCAAGTGGCGGTCAGTTCAGCCTCCTCCTCGGTCAGCTCttctcccacccttccccctgcGTGCTGCTCTCTGTctccaggggagggtggggagggagaagaggcgAGCGGGTGGACGGCTTTGCCTACTGACACTGCTGTCGCCGTTGCCTGGGACAGATGGGTCCCAGCTGCGTCCCGGGCCGCTCACGGTGGTCCTCTCGCCACCGCTCCTCTGGGAGCCACTTTATGGCCTGGCCCTCGTTCTGGCTTCAACAGTGAAGGGAAGGGCCTCGCCCTCAGGTTGCCTCTGCTCTCACTAGAAGCTTT
This DNA window, taken from Myotis daubentonii chromosome 10, mMyoDau2.1, whole genome shotgun sequence, encodes the following:
- the LOC132242558 gene encoding LOW QUALITY PROTEIN: F-box only protein 31-like (The sequence of the model RefSeq protein was modified relative to this genomic sequence to represent the inferred CDS: substituted 1 base at 1 genomic stop codon) translates to MEECSCLCVMGSSRGCWCRPKRQRPAEMAAAVGKPVPAEKHLEADAAARCSAGCGGMASPRPPPPAPRCSLQDLPVEMLVEIFAWLPGTDLPSLALACTRFHHILHIDGIWRRRCREEYGVRETLQNLETIGMSFREVYAKMFPYRHILGLWQLESSYKRLLNVVVDGSGITGWTYRPSLHTHVQGPMQFEPAFRIRLTERTSAAVECMEGRHRRPHRRRLQIRKDRLTTLCNKTDHRGDSPTRLRDEFGRWLVQEDRQQYDCLTYRRLYLPPSHPDDLIRPGLFQCKDDDFGLMIAMLSFHGEHARLTKVTGDLIWTLEIHLRRRIQLRDGEIFRNFKELSRVVQEIDQQVTRGQQQQEDGAEDSEGHAWQSPAQPSAGKSGAAAWEEQPVPFVLPAGVRAGDQSYPRACRMCFYGTDTGIFDGFHHLKPFPGVFILFDENHLGFICLEMKYFILYSRVQNTFQNVEAPSPQAFLEMLSNIQSXPPPCFFLT